The following nucleotide sequence is from Myxococcus stipitatus.
TGCTCGCGGGCCAGGTGCGTCCGCAGGCGGACCTGCGCAGCGCGACCCCCGGCTACTTCCGCGCGCTCGGAGTACCCCTGGTGACTGGACGCCTCTTCGAGCCCGGAGACGGTCCGGGGGCCGCTCAGGTCGTGGTGGTGAACCAGGCCTTCGCGCGCGCGTACTTCGCCGGAGAGGAGCCCCTGGGGCGGCGCATCTCGTTCGATGACGGGCGGAGCTGGGGGACGGTGGTGGGGGTTGTGGGGGACGTGCGAGAGCGCGGGCTCGGGGAGGAGCCGCCTCGCGAGGTGTATCTTCCCTTCGCGCTGCAGCCACTTCGCGACGTCCGACTGCTCGTGCGCACCCACGGGGTCCCGATGGCGCTCGCGCCGCGCCTGCGAGAGCTGGTGCACGAACTGGATTCCGCGCAGCCCGTCACGGACGTGCGACCCCTTTCGAGCCTGAGGAACGAGTCGCTCGCGGCGCCACGCCTGGTGACGCTGCTCCTTGGCTTCATCGCGGTGCTCGCGCTGGTGCTGACCTGCACGGGGCTGTCGGGCGTGGTGGCCTTCTCCGTGAGCCAGCGGGTGCGCGAACTCGGCATCCGCCTGGCGCTCGGCGCCGAGCCCGCCAGCGTGCTCGGCCTGGTCCTTCGCCAGGGCATGGCCCTGGTGCTCGCCGGACTCGTGCTGGGGACGGTCGGTGCGCTCGGCCTGTCGTCGCTGATGGAGGGGTTGCTGTTCGGCGTGGAGCCGGCGGACCCCGTGACGCTCGTGGGGGTGGTGCTGCTGCTCGGCGGCACCGGCGCCGTGGCGTGCCTGATACCCGCTGTGCGGGCCTCGCGGGTGGACCCGGCCATCGCGCTGCGGAGCACGTGAGCGCCGGCCTGGCGGGTCTCTCACGGAGGGGACCGTGGACCGGGCCGCAAGGGCTACGATGCGGCCACGAGGGGTATACATGACCATGGCGATGCGACGGGTGGGGGTCCTCGGCTACGAGGGCGTGGAGGCCTTGGACCTCGTCGGACCCATGGAGGCGTTCGCGAAGGTCCAGACAGGCGGGCAGCGTCGCTATGACGTGTTGATGCTGGGGCTGCGCCCGGGGGAATTCCGGTCCGAGTCGGGGCTCGTCTTCAAGCCGCACCTGCGGCTGGAGGACGCACAGGGGATGGACACGCTCGTCATTCCCGGAGGGGCGGGCCTGCGGGAGCCGGGCGTGAACGCGCAGGTGGTTCGCTGGCTCCTCGCCCATGGCCAGACGGTTCGACGGGTCGTCTCCGTCTGCACGGGCATCTATGCGCTCGCGGCCTCGGGGCTCCTCGATGGTCGACGCGCGACCACGCACTGGCAGTTCGCGCGGGACGTCGCGGCGCGCTTTCCGAAGGTCCGCCTCGAACCGGATGCCTTGTTCATCAAGGACGGCTCGTTCTACACCTCCGCGGGCATCACCGCGGGCCTCGACCTGGCGCTCGCGCTCGTCGAAGAGGACCACGGGCCGCGCGCGGCCCTCACCGTGGCGCGCGACCTGGTGATGTACCTCAAGCGTCCCGGGGGGCAGGCCCAGTACTCCGAACCCCTGCGTTTCCAAGAGGAGAGCGGCGGGCGCTTCGGAGATTTGACCAGCTGGATGCTGATCAACCTCGCCAAGGACCTCTCCGTCGAGGCACTCGCTCGGCGTGCCTGCCTCAGCCCACGACACTTCGCCCGCCAGTTCCGCGCCGCCTTCGGGCGGACGCCTGCTGCCTACGTGGAGCAGCTCCGGTTGGAGGAGGCGCGTCGCAGGCTGGTGGAGGGCGATGGCGGCATCGAACAGGTGGCCCTCGCCGTGGGGTTCCAGAGCGCGGACGTCTTCCGCCGGGCCTTCGAGCGCCGCTTCGGCGTGGCACCAGGTGACTACCGTCGGGGCTTCGGCGCACGCGCGGAGCTCGCGCGGGGGACCCCGCCGGTGACGAGGCAGGGGAACCGAAGGGCCCTCCACCGGGCCCCGTGACGGTCCGCGCGCTGAAGCTCCACTCCCAGTGCGGCGCCTCGGGAAATCGAAGGATGGGGGGATATGTCCCACGGGCCCCCGGCGTTCCTGGGATTGACGCGGCCAGGAGGTTCGAAGCCATCCTCCGGGACTCGCGGTTCCGGGAGGACGTGATGCGACGGTTGGGGATGATGCTGGGGCTCCTGGGGTGCGTGGGCTGCGCCACCGCCACACGAGGAATCTCCACCCAGTACAACCCGGAGACGGGGCGGTACGAGACCCCGACGCACGAACTCGTCTACCAGGTGCCCGTCGAGGACGCGTTGATGACGGTCCGGTACATCCTGGAGAAGAGCCGCATCGACGTGATGGAGAAGGAGGGGGGCCTGGAGATGTACTCCTCCTTCATTCCGGAGG
It contains:
- a CDS encoding GlxA family transcriptional regulator, with amino-acid sequence MTMAMRRVGVLGYEGVEALDLVGPMEAFAKVQTGGQRRYDVLMLGLRPGEFRSESGLVFKPHLRLEDAQGMDTLVIPGGAGLREPGVNAQVVRWLLAHGQTVRRVVSVCTGIYALAASGLLDGRRATTHWQFARDVAARFPKVRLEPDALFIKDGSFYTSAGITAGLDLALALVEEDHGPRAALTVARDLVMYLKRPGGQAQYSEPLRFQEESGGRFGDLTSWMLINLAKDLSVEALARRACLSPRHFARQFRAAFGRTPAAYVEQLRLEEARRRLVEGDGGIEQVALAVGFQSADVFRRAFERRFGVAPGDYRRGFGARAELARGTPPVTRQGNRRALHRAP